Proteins encoded together in one Urocitellus parryii isolate mUroPar1 chromosome 3, mUroPar1.hap1, whole genome shotgun sequence window:
- the Ptn gene encoding pleiotrophin isoform X2 produces the protein MQSQQYQQQRRKFAAVFLAFIFILAAVDTAEAGKKEKPEKKVKKSDCGEWQWSVCVPTSGDCGLGTREGTRTGAECKQTMKTQRCKIPCNWKKQFGAECKYQFQAWGECDLNTALKTRTGSLKRALHNADCQKTVTISKPCGKLTKPKPQESKKKKKEGKKQEKMLD, from the exons ATGCAGTCCCAACAGTACCAGCAGCAGCGTCGAAAATTTGCAGCTGTCTTCttggcattcattttcattttggccGCTGTGGACACTGCTGAGGCAGGGAAGAAGGAGAAACCAG aaaaaaaagtgaagaagtcTGACTGTGGAGAATGGCAGTGGAGCGTGTGTGTGCCCACCAGCGGGGATTGCGGGCTGGGCACCCGGGAGGGCACCCGCACTGGAGCCGAGTGCAAGCAGACCATGAAGACCCAGAGATGTAAGATCCCCTGCAACTGGAAAAAGCAATTTGGAG CCGAGTGCAAGTATCAGTTCCAGGCCTGGGGAGAATGTGACCTGAATACGGCCTTGAAGACTAGAACTGGCAGTCTGAAGCGCGCCCTGCACAATGCCGACTGCCAGAAGACAGTCACCATCTCCAAGCCCTGCGGCAAGCTGACCAAGCCCAAACCTCAAG